A DNA window from Drosophila sechellia strain sech25 chromosome X, ASM438219v1, whole genome shotgun sequence contains the following coding sequences:
- the LOC6612197 gene encoding E3 ubiquitin-protein ligase znrf2 — protein sequence MGQKASTPATSGQQSPRSRTFSSSSTGAADSALQQQQHQHSNPGQNRGGNGGGGGGNDSAGQGFNLLRTLPGLQVYHNQNSTSIDRQRARSLSSVPDIQQQAQQQQQQGSITSSGSSPHSHPHAAHGHPAVGVSVSVSGNANANSNSSFAAAGNNNGSAMQSYMQQRRTLGDSIRDMSMTGGSIAESIALAASATSANGIGRVYTATSLPSHIWSFNGIKCPVCNKFVLPDDIECHLVMCLTKPRLSYNEDVLSDAKGECVICLEDLSPGDTIARLPCLCIYHKGCIDRWFEVNRSCPEHPGD from the exons ATGGGTCAAAAGGCGAGCACCCCGGCGACCAGTGGCCAACAGAGCCCACGCTCCAGGACATTCTCGAGCAGTTCGACAGGAGCCGCCGATTCtgcgctgcagcagcagcagcaccagcactcGAATCCCGGCCAGAATCGTGGCGGtaacggcggcggcggtggcggcaatGATTCCGCCGGTCAGGGTTTCAATCTGCTGCGCACTTTGCCCGGCCTGCAGGTGTACCACAACCAGAACTCCACGTCCATCGATCGCCAGCGGGCGCGGAGTCTCAGCTCCGTGCCGGATATtcagcagcaggcgcagcagcagcagcaacagggaTCTATCACCTCGTCCGGCAGCAGTCCGCATTCGCATCCGCATGCGGCGCACGGCCACCCGGCCGTCGGTGTCTCCGTATCCGTGTCCGGGAATGCGAATGCcaatagcaacagcagcttCGCAGCCGCCGGGAACAACAATGGATCCGCCATGCAGTCCTACATGCAGCAGAGACGCACCCTCGGCGATTCCATAAGG GACATGTCAATGACCGGCGGCAGCATCGCCGAGAGCATCGCCCTGGCCGCTTCCGCCACGTCCGCCAATGGGATCGGTCGTGTCTACACGGCCACCTCGCTTCCATCGCACATTTGGTCCTTCAATG GTATCAAGTGCCCCGTGTGCAATAAGTTTGTTTTGCCAGACGACATCGAATGCCATTTAGTCATGTGCCTAACGAAACCACGACTCTCATATAACG AGGACGTTCTCTCGGACGCCAAGGGCGAGTGCGTCATCTGCCTGGAGGACCTGAGTCCGGGGGACACCATCGCCCGGCTGCCATGCCTCTGCATATATCACAAAGG ATGCATCGACCGTTGGTTTGAGGTGAATCGCTCCTGCCCTGAGCATCCTGGAGATTAG
- the LOC6612193 gene encoding TATA element modulatory factor, which yields MSWFEKAKTVLIEALDIQDDDSKAAEKDSPVAGAAGDGGAPPGNNATAETPGSAATPASDTPTFFDNPHANEMVTIPPTLTSVPGSAAYGKRQSATSDSVDLLSSPTSPISPCGGDVPSVAKRMSESSLELITATTASEVEMSPDTEPSLPDSIVIIASNDTSDNAEGDGEDDDDEGTQLKRHMEDHLNDSTKTMKALVLSDIQAAGNADSDSTQSFEDIQLQMSHKGKSPAPAKTEVVDQSYSSTSSDIEIISNPNGDSSTNSTTTRTSPQKFKELAGGKVCLKAKGHHREPSEISLLSEDSQSELDKLVQRISELNQVIEAREQRLLQSERQNAELLERNQELRARVEAAANSANSPDAADAVQRLSALEKKFQASIRERDALRIQMKSLRDELQNKIPKDELAECNEMIAALQSEGEKLSKEILQQSTIIKKLRAKEKTSDTLLKKNGEQISLLSSESERLKRSLAAKEEMERTQIEAVCRMTAEKKRVDEENAESRSRIEDLQSRLAALQASFDGLKGDLQKRTRLEQDSLRAEHQEYVQQVSDLREKLRLAEHSLARREQQMREENRQLMRRLEAAELRAESSTQELGATTTPLIRQIESLQRTLDQRSAGWNREEQQLLQKLDDSQVQLRSLQQLESVQGEKQELLRTRCGLLEEKLSSALMEAEAAKMALRQHDLEAGNKENDHKKQLSLLQEEIQQQQERIASLEQLCQRQKAEEEQRKQPTLLTVEAVKASSELQPQLQMQLPKSQAPLRSSPPLSLVDDSGSNEEALGGMIDWQADDLDCASNSGRQQSGIIQGVHLSFLAANTTTLEHLQALLKQRDGELTHLQWEVSRLQAERSVLDTEISNLTIELETMKEKQQMYEVMEKGYEDLQHRYDALLQMYGEKVERTEELELDLTELKAAYKLQIDELLAAPPPNLQRPSKQT from the exons ATGAGCTGGTTCGAAAAGGCCAAAACGGTGCTAATTGAGGCGCTGGACATCCAAGACGATGACAGCAAGGCGGCGGAGAAGGACTCGCCAGTGGCAGGAGCTGCGGGCGATGGTGGCGCACCGCCTGGGAACAACGCAACGGCGGAGACACCCGGATCCGCTGCCACGCCCGCCTCGGACACGCCCACATTCTTTGACAATCCGCATGCCAACGAGATGGTGACCATTCCGCCCACACTCACATCCGTGCCAGGAAGTGCCGCCTACGGCAAACGGCAGTCAGCCACCTCGGATTCGGTGGATCTGCTCTCCTCCCCGACCTCGCCCATCTCGCCCTGCGGCGGCGATGTGCCCTCGGTGGCCAAGCGCATGTCCGAATCCTCGCTGGAACTGATAACGGCCACCACGGCCAGCGAAGTGGAGATGTCACCGGACACGGAGCCCTCCTTGCCCGACAGCATTGTGATCATCGCCAGCAATGACACATCCGACAATGCCGAGGGCGATGGCGAGGATGATGACGATGAAGGCACCCAGCTGAAGCGCCACATGGAGGACCACTTGAATG ACTCCACCAAAACCATGAAGGCTCTGGTCCTGAGCGACATCCAGGCAGCCGGTAATGCCGACTCCGATTCTACGCAGAGCTTCGAGGACATCCAGCTGCAGATGAGCCACAAGGGCAAGTCGCCCGCTCCGGCCAAGACGGAAGTGGTAGACCAGAGCTACTCGTCCACCTCCTCGGACATCGAGATCATATCCAATCCGAATGGCGACTCCAGCACCAACAGCACCACCACGCGCACCAGTCCGCAAAAGTTCAAGGAGCTCGCGGGCGGCAAGGTGTGCCTAAAGGCCAAGGGACATCATCGCGAGCCCTCGGAGATCTCGCTGCTGTCGGAGGACTCACAGTCGGAGCTGGATAAGCTGGTGCAACGCATCAGCGAGCTGAACCAGGTGATTGAGGCGCGGGAGCAGCGACTGTTGCAATCGGAGCGCCAGAATGCCGAGCTCCTCGAGCGCAACCAGGAGTTGCGCGCCCGCGTCGAAGCGGCAGCCAATAGCGCCAACAGTCCGGATGCGGCGGATGCAGTGCAGCGTCTATCGGCGCTGGAGAAGAAGTTCCAGGCTAGCATCCGCGAGCGCGATGCCCTGCGCATTCAAATGAAGAGTCTGCGTGATGAGCTGCAGAACAAGATACCCAAGGATGAGCTAGCCGAATGCAACGAAATGATCGCCGCCCTGCAGTCCGAAGGTGAGAAGCTGTCCAAGGAGATCCTGCAGCAGTCGACGATCATCAAGAAACTGCGCGCCAAGGAGAAGACCTCGGACACGTTGCTGAAGAAGAACGGCGAGCAGATCTCGTTGCTGTCCAGCGAATCGGAGCGCCTTAAGAGGTCCCTAGCCGCCAAGGAGGAGATGGAGCGCACGCAAATCGAGGCGGTGTGCCGGATGACGGCGGAGAAGAAGCGCGTGGATGAGGAGAACGCCGAGAGCCGCAGTCGCATCGAAGATCTTCAGTCCAGACTGGCTGCCCTGCAAGCCAGTTTCGACGGCCTAAAGGGAGACCTGCAGAAGCGCACGCGCCTGGAGCAGGACAGTCTTCGTGCCGAGCATCAGGAATACGTGCAGCAGGTCTCCGATCTGCGCGAGAAACTGCGCCTGGCCGAGCACAGCCTGGCCAGAAGGGAGCAGCAGATGCGCGAGGAGAACCGCCAGCTAATGCGTCGCCTTGAAGCCGCCGAGCTGCGGGCGGAGAGCTCTACTCAAGAGTTGGGTGCCACTACCACGCCGTTGATACGACAGATCGAGTCGCTGCAGCGAACCCTGGACCAGCGATCCGCTGGCTGGAACcgcgaggagcagcagctcctccagaAACTGGACGACTCACAGGTGCAACTGCGCTCGCTGCAGCAACTGGAATCCGTACAGGGCGAGAAGCAGGAGCTGCTGCGCACCCGTTGCGGCCTGCTGGAGGAGAAGCTGTCCAGTGCGCTGATGGAGGCGGAGGCCGCCAAGATGGCACTGCGCCAGCACGATCTGGAAGCGGGCAACAAGGAAAACGACCACAAAAA ACAATTGAGCCTGCTGCAGGAGGAgattcagcagcagcaggagagGATTGCGAGTCTGGAGCAACTGTGCCAGCGGCAGAAGGCAGAGGAGGAGCAGCGGAAACAGCCCACGCTGCTGACCGTGGAGGCGGTCAAGGCCAGCAGTGAGTTGCAGCCACAGCTGCAAATGCAGCTGCCGAAATCCCAGGCACCACTGCGCTCCTCACCGCCCCTCAGTTTGGTGGACGACAGTGGTTCCAACGAGGAAGCCCTGGGCGGCATGATCGACTGGCAGGCG GACGACCTCGATTGCGCTTCCAACTCGGGCCGCCAGCAGTCGGGCATCATCCAAGGCGTACACCTGAGCTTCCTTGCGGCCAACACCACGACCTTGGAGCACCTGCAGGCTCTGCTAAAGCAGCGCGACGGGGAGCTGACCCACCTGCAGTGGGAAGTGTCGCGCCTGCAAGCAGAGCGAAGCGTTCTCGACACCGAGATATCCAATCTGACCATCGAGCTTGAAACG ATGAAGGAGAAGCAGCAGATGTACGAGGTGATGGAGAAGGGATACGAGGACCTGCAGCATCGCTACGACGCCCTGCTTCAAATGTACGGCGAGAAGGTGGAGCGCACCGAGGAACTGGAGCTGGACCTGACCGAGCTGAAGGCGGCCTACAAGCTGCAGATCGACGAGCTGCTGGCCGCTCCGCCACCCAATCTGCAACGGCCGTCGAAGCAAACATGA
- the LOC6612192 gene encoding chitinase-3-like protein 2 — MGNYEKLEGSSLVRITDELPGKEHRNSSLRTLVCWSVLLSLCLGFISLGLLGLLTGEVHKVEQRLVCYYASDGTHNLSLLDVPGDLCTHINIGPATLDNATIVLPDTLKKVLQNDSRSFRAAHPQVHLLLWIGGADSGWQYALMVANHAMRKVFLRSLREILRTYPSLDGIDLDWEFPSAYDRERMHLSQLLYEIRTEWRREKRTNDILSLAVAAPEGIAIYAYDIRELNLYADYVNLMSYDFHFYREDTPFTGLNAPLYARSQERSLMATFNINYTVQWWLQSGLEPQRLVVGLPTYGHSFTLVNPLNHRIGAPASGYGKCGQLGFTTLTETCECASKFFKPNLSYDAESCSPYLSALQEWISYENQKSIACKANYVKSLNLGGVMVFSLNADDLRNSCSFMPNLKYSEKPVFPLTQAIKDILRESL, encoded by the exons ATGGGGAACTACGAGAAACTGGAGGGCAGTTCCTTGGTGAGGATTACGGATGAGCTGCCCGGTAAAGAACACCGGAATTCCAGCCTGCGAACTTTGGTCTGCTGGAGTGTTTTGTTGTCCCTTTGTCTCGGGTTCATTAGCCTGGGATTACTCGGCCTCCTAACTGGGGAAGTGCACAAGGTGGAGCAGCGATTGGTGTGCTACTACGCCAGCGATGGCACCCACAATCTCAGCCTTTTGGATGTTCCCGGCGATCTGTGCACCCACATCAATATCGGACCCGCCACTTTGGATAATGCCACCATAGTCCTTCCCGATACCCTCAAAAAGGTACTACAGAACGACAGCCGATCCTTTCGTGCTGCCcatccgcaggttcacctgcTTCTCTGGATCGGTGGCGCCGACAGTGGGTGGCAATATGCCCTCATGGTGGCGAACCATGCCATGCGAAAGGTGTTCCTGCGCTCCCTCCGGGAAATATTGCGCACCTATCCCAGTTTGGATGGCATCGATCTGGACTGGGAGTTTCCGAGTGCCTACGACCGTGAGCGAATGCATCTCTCGCAGCTGCTCTACGAGATTAGAACGGAGTGGCGGCGCGAAAAGCGTACCAATGATATTCTCTCGCTGGCGGTGGCTGCTCCCGAGGGAATCGCCATCTATGCCTATGACATCCGAGAGCTAAACCTGTACGCAGACTATGTGAATCTAATGTCCTATGATTTTCACTTCTACCGCGAGGACACACCCTTCACCGGCTTAAATGCTCCGCTTTATGCCCGCTCGCAGGAACGTTCGCTAATGGCCACGTTCAACATCAATTACACGGTTCAGTGGTGGCTACAGAGCGGCTTGGAGCCACAGCGACTGGTTGTGGGTCTTCCCACGTACGGCCACTCCTTTAC GTTGGTTAATCCCCTAAATCACCGCATAGGAGCTCCTGCTTCGGGTTAcggcaaatgtggccaactGGGCTTCACCACACTGACCGAAACTTGCGAGTGTGCCTCCAAGTTCTTCAAGCCAAACTTGTCCTACGATGCCGAGAGCTGTTCGCCATACTTGAGCGCTCTGCAGGAGTGGATATCGTACGAAAATCAAAAGAGCATCGCCTGCAAGGCGAACTATGTGAAATCCCTCAATCTGGGTGGCGTTATGGTCTTCTCGCTGAACGCCGATGATCTCAGGAACTCTTGCAGCTTTATGCCAAACTTGAAATACAGCGAGAAACCTGTATTTCCACTAACCCAGGCCATTAAGGACATCCTGCGGGAGTCGCTGTGA
- the LOC6612191 gene encoding uncharacterized protein LOC6612191 gives MADPEDYDLNFVQLSRQQTLQRYAGAVRQLRRLADQRYGVRSLSFDNYVLFQYFRQRNWQTGVTPPAPLMAYLKLEVLHHLLDRRRQILCWLFYLTLVSLCVAAYRYEVTSSTGGHQERVIQAMVYPGMRMWRRMTMPLIQRFPQLTELYDESCLMGNPFFQLEDLSCGPCAEVEIVWLEGEECANGHPLKYHQNHKCHQREGSPIAFRSNQQEAIDLSQFYNIYASNHEIFQRDAYRVHSTNQDVHNLEDLFGQFNSSWTQQAHNLWRCNRMLPARLLRPIFARPTRLPSMGVALERYVAIDTAQAPAYTLPETECPNVYVHQAVGTRFIILRPTSECRHRCRTLSLRLTQSFVLSYNWLYWKPISAPDPISETLSISLIGSYC, from the exons ATGGCGGATCCGGAGGATTATGATCTGAACTTTGTGCAGCTAAGTCGCCAGCAGACGCTGCAGCGGTATGCGGGTGCAGTGCGTCAGCTGCGCCGGCTGGCCGACCAGCGATACGGTGTGCGATCCCTGAGCTTCGACAATTATGTGCTGTTTCAGTATTTCCGGCAACGCAATTGGCAAACTGGCGTCACGCCACCTGCCCCCTTGATGGCCTACCTTAAGCTTGAGGTACTGCATCATTTGCTGGACCGACGACGACAGATCCTCTGCTGGCTGTTTTACCTCACGCTGGTGTCGCTCTGCGTGGCCGCCTACCGTTATGAGGTAACCAGCTCCACCGGCGGACATCAGGAGCGCGTTATCCAGGCCATGGTCTATCCCGGGATGCGCATGTGGCGGCGAATGACCATGCCGCTGATCCAACGATTCCCACAGCTTACCGAACTCTACGACGAGTCCTGCCTGATGGGCAATCCGTTTTTTCAGCTAGAGGATCTGAGCTGCGGACCGTGCGCCGAAGTAGAGATCGTCTGGCTAGAGGGCGAGGAGTGCGCAAATGGTCATCCGCTGAAGTACCATCAGAACCACAAGTGCCATCAGCGGGAGGGATCGCCCATCGCCTTTCGCAGCAACCAGCAGGAGGCCATTGACTTGAGCCAGTTCTACAACATCTACGCTAGCAATCATGAGATCTTCCAGCGCGACGCGTATCGGGTGCACTCGACCAACCAGGATGTGCACAATCTCGAGGACCTCTTTGGGCAGTTTAACAGCAGCTGGACCCAGCAGGCGCACAATCTTTGGCGCTGCAATCGCATGCTGCCCGCGCGACTCCTGCGTCCCATTTTCGCCCGGCCAACGCGATTGCCCAGCATGGGCGTGGCCCTGGAGCGTTATGTGGCCATCGATACTGCCCAGGCGCCGGCCTACACCTTACCGGAGACGGAATGCCCCAATGTCTATGTACACCAGGCGGTGGGCACGCGGTTCATCATCCTGCGACCCACCAGTGAGTGCCGGCACCGCTGTCGCACCTTGTCTCTGCGACTTACCCAGTCCTTTGTGC TCAGTTACAATTGGTTGTACTGGAAACCGATCTCTGCGCCGGATCCCATTTCCGAAACGCTGTCCATCAGCCTAATTGGATCCTACTGCTAG
- the LOC6612196 gene encoding uncharacterized protein LOC6612196, with protein MFCYRKHLVAPLIGYCRYFVNNKSVNNMCESVTPADQRNVEVKARIPGGSEGFEQRLILARNLSGSQDAQLIEQRDVFFESPLGGRLKLRYLQAPSRSQLVYYDRPDVAGPKLSKFNKTEVDEPEVLEKILRQSNGVLGVLAKRRHLFLCGQTRIHLDEVKDLGHFMELEVCLTEEQTLEEGQAIAEKLSRELGIQEADLMTGSYFDALRKLNH; from the coding sequence ATGTTCTGTTATCGAAAGCATCTTGTGGCGCCACTTATCGGTTATTGCCGCTATTTTGTTAACAACAAAAGCGTAAACAACATGTGCGAATCGGTTACTCCGGCAGATCAGCGCAATGTGGAGGTGAAGGCACGGATTCCGGGTGGATCTGAGGGCTTCGAGCAGCGCCTTATCCTGGCCAGAAACCTGAGCGGCAGCCAGGATGCGCAGTTAATCGAGCAGAGGGACGTCTTCTTTGAATCTCCGCTGGGTGGACGCCTTAAATTGCGCTACTTACAGGCGCCATCGCGCTCCCAATTGGTCTACTACGATCGTCCCGATGTGGCCGGTCCCAAGCTTTCCAAGTTCAACAAGACGGAGGTGGATGAACCGGAGGTGCTGGAGAAGATCCTGCGCCAGTCGAACGGCGTCCTTGGTGTCCTGGCCAAGCGACGGCACTTGTTCCTTTGCGGACAGACGCGCATCCACCTGGACGAGGTAAAGGATCTGGGCCACTTCATGGAGCTGGAGGTGTGCCTGACAGAGGAACAAACCCTCGAGGAGGGTCAAGCCATCGCCGAGAAACTGTCCAGGGAACTGGGTATCCAGGAGGCGGACCTCATGACCGGCTCGTATTTCGATGCTCTCAGAAAGCTCAATCATTAA